One genomic region from Microcystis panniformis FACHB-1757 encodes:
- a CDS encoding lysozyme has translation MAIATLTALHDTAIKKSTEQSSKLPDTEKKIYKAGQTISIDKVESAPNGHLKVTLSSGAGVWYIFEKDWSPIPESMDRVESNSKVPEQAVQIITEFEGFVPHVYNDGVGVATIGIGTTRYPNGKPVRFGDPNITLATAQSYLSHDLENTVNHLAASIPYWNEMNDNQRSALISFAYNLGDHFYGNPGFNSITSALRDKRWNDVPKILELYSNPGSNVHEGLLRRRKAEGELWQGKGKFAK, from the coding sequence ATGGCAATAGCAACTTTGACAGCACTTCACGACACTGCGATCAAGAAATCGACAGAACAATCCAGTAAGCTACCCGATACTGAGAAAAAGATTTACAAAGCCGGACAAACCATCAGCATCGACAAGGTGGAATCTGCACCCAACGGACATTTAAAAGTAACCCTGAGTAGCGGGGCTGGTGTCTGGTATATCTTTGAAAAAGATTGGTCTCCTATTCCAGAGTCTATGGACCGAGTAGAAAGCAATAGTAAAGTTCCTGAACAAGCAGTTCAGATTATAACTGAGTTTGAAGGTTTTGTCCCTCATGTTTATAATGATGGCGTAGGAGTGGCGACGATTGGGATTGGAACAACTCGGTATCCTAATGGCAAACCTGTTCGTTTTGGCGATCCAAATATCACTTTAGCAACCGCTCAGAGTTATTTATCCCACGATCTTGAAAACACCGTAAATCACCTAGCTGCTTCAATTCCTTATTGGAATGAGATGAATGATAATCAGCGTTCAGCCTTGATTTCGTTTGCTTACAATTTAGGCGATCATTTCTACGGTAATCCCGGTTTTAATTCTATCACTTCTGCTTTGCGAGATAAGCGATGGAATGACGTACCTAAGATTTTAGAACTCTACTCTAATCCGGGTTCCAATGTCCATGAAGGTCTGCTGCGACGGCGCAAGGCTGAGGGTGAATTGTGGCAAGGTAAGGGGAAATTTGCTAAGTAA